In Macadamia integrifolia cultivar HAES 741 chromosome 1, SCU_Mint_v3, whole genome shotgun sequence, a single window of DNA contains:
- the LOC122073276 gene encoding probable carboxylesterase 15, producing the protein MSNTDNATTVPYVVEDCRGRLQLYSDGSIVRSSQPVADIPLHDDASVLWKDVLFDPVHNLHLRLYKPSSSSTNSKLPIYYFIHGGGFCLGSRTWPNFHNYCLRLSSELQALIISPDYWLAPENRLPAAIEDGFSTVKWLQTQAVSDNPDSWLTAQGVDFRRVFISGDSAGGDIVHHLAVRLGAGSLAMEPVQIRGYILTNPFFGGTVRTRSEAEGPAESFLNLEHIDMYWSLSLPVGETADHPLVNPFGPASPSLESVALEPILVVVGDKDLLRDRIEDYVRSLKEWGKDIQFVEFEGEQHSFITLNQQPAVANKSMQIIKDFIAKYNSV; encoded by the exons atgtccaACACCGACAACGCTACCACCGTTCCCTATGTGGTGGAAGATTGTAGAGGACGACTCCAACTGTACAGCGACGGTTCTATAGTCCGATCTTCTCAACCAGTTGCAGATATCCCTCTCCATGATGATGCCTCTGTACTCTGGAAGGATGTCCTTTTCGATCCGGTTCATAATCTCCACCTCCGTCTCTACaagccttcctcttcttccacaAACTCAAAGCTCCCAATCTACTACTTCATCCATGGGGGTGGCTTCTGCCTCGGCTCTCGTACTTGGCCCAACTTCCACAACTACTGCCTTCGTCTCTCTTCTGAGCTTCAAGCTCTCATCATATCGCCCGATTACTGGCTCGCACCTGAGAATCGGCTTCCGGCCGCCATCGAAGACGGATTCTCTACCGTTAAGTGGCTTCAAACTCAGGCTGTGTCCGATAATCCCGATTCTTGGTTAACTGCTCAAGGGGTTGATTTCCGTCGAGTTTTCATCTCCGGCGACTCCGCCGGCGGTGACATAGTTCATCATCTAGCGGTTAGACTCGGTGCCGGATCGCTCGCAATGGAACCAGTTCAGATACGGGGCTACATACTCACGAATCCCTTTTTTGGTGGGACCGTGCGGACCAGGTCCGAGGCAGAGGGGCCGGCCGAATCGTTCCTCAATTTGGAACATATTGACAT GTACTGGAGTCTGTCATTACCGGTCGGAGAAACAGCAGATCACCCATTAGTGAACCCATTTGGACCGGCTAGCCCAAGTCTTGAATCAGTGGCTCTTGAACCAATCTTGGTTGTGGTTGGTGACAAGGATTTGCTAAGAGATCGGATTGAAGATTATGTGAGGAGTTTGAAAGAGTGGGGAAAGGATATCCAGTTTGTTGAATTTGAGGGCGAGCAACATTCATTCATTACACTCAATCAACAGCCTGCAGTAGCGAACAAGTCGATGCAAATCATAAAAGATTTCATTGCTAAGTACAACTCAGTCTGA